Proteins encoded by one window of Puntigrus tetrazona isolate hp1 chromosome 17, ASM1883169v1, whole genome shotgun sequence:
- the LOC122362260 gene encoding mitochondrial dimethyladenosine transferase 1-like, whose product MAATQKLACFRLPPLPTLREIIKLFNLKAEKQLSQNFLLDMRLTDKIVRQAGNLKNAHVCEVGPGPGGLTRSILKAGAADLLVVEKDTRFIPGLQLLSEAAPGRMRIAHGDILTYGLESGFPAHLSKTWEDGKHYK is encoded by the exons ATGGCAGCCACGCAGAAACTGGCCTGTTTTCGGTTACCTCCTCTGCCTACCTTAAGGGAGATCATCAAACTGTTTAATCTGAAAGCAGAGAAACAGCTTTCTCAGAACTTCCTCCTAGACATGAGACTCACAG ATAAGATTGTCCGGCAGGCGGGAAACCTGAAGAATGCGCACGTGTGTGAGGTGGGACCCGGACCTGGGGGCCTCACCAGGTCTATTCTGAAAGCTGGAGCAGCAGACTTATTAGTGGTGGAGAAGGACACGCGCTTTATTCCAGGATTACAG CTCTTGTCTGAGGCTGCTCCTGGAAGAATGAGGATAGCACATGGAGATATTCTCACATACGGACTGGAAAGTGGGTTCCCAGCCCACCTATCAAAGACATGGGAAGATGGTAAACATTATAAGTGA